One genomic window of Microtus ochrogaster isolate Prairie Vole_2 chromosome 21, MicOch1.0, whole genome shotgun sequence includes the following:
- the Srsf11 gene encoding serine/arginine-rich splicing factor 11 isoform X1, with product MSSPPAPGAVGPTSSSVALPSLALRRNFFREAARAMSSTAVVPSAPGPGPGPSGGPGGGTEVIQVTNVSPSASSEQMRTLFGFLGKIDELRLFPPDDSPLPVSSRVCFVKFHDPDSAVVAQHLTNTVFVDRALIVVPYAEGVIPDETKALSLLAPANAVAGLLPGGGLLPTPNPLTQIGAVPLAALGAPALDPALAALGLPGTNLNSQSLAADQLLKLMSTVDPKLNHVAAGLVSPSLKSDTSSKEIEEAMKRVREAQSLISAAIEPDKKEEKRRHSRSRSRSRRRRTPSSSRHRRSRSRSRRRSHSKSRSRRRSKSPRRRRSHSRERGRRSRSTSKARDKKKEDKEKKRSKTPPKSYSTARRSRSASRERRRRRSRSGTRSPKKPRSPKRKLSRSPSPRRHKKEKKKDKDKERSRDERERSTSKKKRSKDKEKERERKSESDKDVKQVTRDYDEEEQGYDSEKEKKEEKRPTEAMSPKTKECSVEKGVADLRESKVNGDDHHEEDMDMSD from the exons ATGTCGTCACCGCCAGCTCCCGGGGCCGTCGGACCGACGAGCTCTTCCGTTGCCCTTCCCAGCCTCGCACTGCGGAGAAACTTCTTTCGG GAGGCAGCCCGCGCCATGAGCAGCACGGCCGTGGTCCCCAGCGCTCCGGGCCCGGGACCGGGCCCCAGCGGCGGGCCAGGCGGAGGCACCGAGGTGATCCAGGTGACCAACGTGTCCCCAAGTGCTAGCTCCGAGCAGATGCGGACGCTCTTCGGCTTCCTGGGCAAGATCGACGAGCTGCGCCTCTTCCCGCCGGA TGACTCGCCTCTGCCAGTCTCCTCTCGTGTCTGCTTTGTTAAGTTCCATGATCCAGACTCGGCAGTTGTGGCACAGCATCTGACAAACACTGTGTTCGTTGACAGAGCTTTGATAGTCGTACCGTATGCTGAAG GAGTTATTCCTGATGAGACTAAGGCTTTGTCTCTATTGGCACCCGCTAATGCAGTGGCAGGTCTTCTGCCTGGTGGTGGACTCCTGCCTACCCCCAACCCACTTACCCAG ATTGGCGCTGTTCCCCTGGCTGCATTGGGAGCTCCAGCTCTTGATcctgcccttgctgctcttgggcTTCCAGGAACAAACTTGAACTCTCAG tctCTTGCTGCAGACCAGCTGTTGAAGCTTATGAGTACTGTTGATCCCAA ATTGAATCATGTAGCTGCTGGTCTTGTTTCACCAAGTCTGAAGTCAGACACCTCTagtaaagaaatagaggaagccATGAAGCGGGTGCGTGAGGCCCAGTCCCTGATTTCTGCCGCTATTGAGCCAG acaagaaggaagagaagagaagacattCGAGGTCAAGGTCGCGctcaaggaggaggaggaccccTTCGTCGTCCAGACACAG GCGGTCACGAAGCCGGTCGAGGAGGCGATCACACTCTAAGTCCAGAAGTAGACGGAGATCCAAAAGTCCAAGACGGAGACGATCTCATTCCAGAGAGAGGGGTAGAAGGTCAAGGAGCACGTCCAAAGCCAG agacaaaaagaaagaagataaagaaaagaaacgtTCCAAAACCCCACCAAAAAGCTACAGTACAGCCAGACGTTCTCGGAGTGCAAGCAG GGAGAGACGTCGGCGACGAAGCAGGAGTGGTACAAGGTCTCCTAAAAAGCCCAGGTCTCCTAAAAGAAAGCTGTCCCGCTCCCCATCCCCACGGAG acataaaaaagagaagaagaaagataagGACAAAGAAAGAAGCCGAGATGAAAGGGAACGATCAACAAGTAAAAAGAAGAGGAGCAAAGACAAGGAGAAGGAGCGGGAAAGGAAGTCTGAGAGCGACAAAGACGTCAAA CAGGTGACACGGGATTACGATGAAGAGGAGCAGGGCTATGACAgcgagaaggagaagaaggaggagaagagaccAACAGAAGCAATGTCCCCTAAAACCAAGGAGTGCTCTGTGGAGAAGGGGGTGGCTGACCTGCGAGAGTCCAAAGTGAACGGGGATGATCACCACGAAGAAGACATGGATATGAGTGACTGA
- the Srsf11 gene encoding serine/arginine-rich splicing factor 11 isoform X2: MSSTAVVPSAPGPGPGPSGGPGGGTEVIQVTNVSPSASSEQMRTLFGFLGKIDELRLFPPDDSPLPVSSRVCFVKFHDPDSAVVAQHLTNTVFVDRALIVVPYAEGVIPDETKALSLLAPANAVAGLLPGGGLLPTPNPLTQIGAVPLAALGAPALDPALAALGLPGTNLNSQSLAADQLLKLMSTVDPKLNHVAAGLVSPSLKSDTSSKEIEEAMKRVREAQSLISAAIEPDKKEEKRRHSRSRSRSRRRRTPSSSRHRRSRSRSRRRSHSKSRSRRRSKSPRRRRSHSRERGRRSRSTSKARDKKKEDKEKKRSKTPPKSYSTARRSRSASSLHICDSRERRRRRSRSGTRSPKKPRSPKRKLSRSPSPRRHKKEKKKDKDKERSRDERERSTSKKKRSKDKEKERERKSESDKDVKQVTRDYDEEEQGYDSEKEKKEEKRPTEAMSPKTKECSVEKGVADLRESKVNGDDHHEEDMDMSD, encoded by the exons ATGAGCAGCACGGCCGTGGTCCCCAGCGCTCCGGGCCCGGGACCGGGCCCCAGCGGCGGGCCAGGCGGAGGCACCGAGGTGATCCAGGTGACCAACGTGTCCCCAAGTGCTAGCTCCGAGCAGATGCGGACGCTCTTCGGCTTCCTGGGCAAGATCGACGAGCTGCGCCTCTTCCCGCCGGA TGACTCGCCTCTGCCAGTCTCCTCTCGTGTCTGCTTTGTTAAGTTCCATGATCCAGACTCGGCAGTTGTGGCACAGCATCTGACAAACACTGTGTTCGTTGACAGAGCTTTGATAGTCGTACCGTATGCTGAAG GAGTTATTCCTGATGAGACTAAGGCTTTGTCTCTATTGGCACCCGCTAATGCAGTGGCAGGTCTTCTGCCTGGTGGTGGACTCCTGCCTACCCCCAACCCACTTACCCAG ATTGGCGCTGTTCCCCTGGCTGCATTGGGAGCTCCAGCTCTTGATcctgcccttgctgctcttgggcTTCCAGGAACAAACTTGAACTCTCAG tctCTTGCTGCAGACCAGCTGTTGAAGCTTATGAGTACTGTTGATCCCAA ATTGAATCATGTAGCTGCTGGTCTTGTTTCACCAAGTCTGAAGTCAGACACCTCTagtaaagaaatagaggaagccATGAAGCGGGTGCGTGAGGCCCAGTCCCTGATTTCTGCCGCTATTGAGCCAG acaagaaggaagagaagagaagacattCGAGGTCAAGGTCGCGctcaaggaggaggaggaccccTTCGTCGTCCAGACACAG GCGGTCACGAAGCCGGTCGAGGAGGCGATCACACTCTAAGTCCAGAAGTAGACGGAGATCCAAAAGTCCAAGACGGAGACGATCTCATTCCAGAGAGAGGGGTAGAAGGTCAAGGAGCACGTCCAAAGCCAG agacaaaaagaaagaagataaagaaaagaaacgtTCCAAAACCCCACCAAAAAGCTACAGTACAGCCAGACGTTCTCGGAGTGCAAGCAG TTTGCACATTTGTGATTCTAGGGAGAGACGTCGGCGACGAAGCAGGAGTGGTACAAGGTCTCCTAAAAAGCCCAGGTCTCCTAAAAGAAAGCTGTCCCGCTCCCCATCCCCACGGAG acataaaaaagagaagaagaaagataagGACAAAGAAAGAAGCCGAGATGAAAGGGAACGATCAACAAGTAAAAAGAAGAGGAGCAAAGACAAGGAGAAGGAGCGGGAAAGGAAGTCTGAGAGCGACAAAGACGTCAAA CAGGTGACACGGGATTACGATGAAGAGGAGCAGGGCTATGACAgcgagaaggagaagaaggaggagaagagaccAACAGAAGCAATGTCCCCTAAAACCAAGGAGTGCTCTGTGGAGAAGGGGGTGGCTGACCTGCGAGAGTCCAAAGTGAACGGGGATGATCACCACGAAGAAGACATGGATATGAGTGACTGA
- the Srsf11 gene encoding serine/arginine-rich splicing factor 11 isoform X3, whose amino-acid sequence MSSTAVVPSAPGPGPGPSGGPGGGTEVIQVTNVSPSASSEQMRTLFGFLGKIDELRLFPPDDSPLPVSSRVCFVKFHDPDSAVVAQHLTNTVFVDRALIVVPYAEGVIPDETKALSLLAPANAVAGLLPGGGLLPTPNPLTQIGAVPLAALGAPALDPALAALGLPGTNLNSQSLAADQLLKLMSTVDPKLNHVAAGLVSPSLKSDTSSKEIEEAMKRVREAQSLISAAIEPDKKEEKRRHSRSRSRSRRRRTPSSSRHRRSRSRSRRRSHSKSRSRRRSKSPRRRRSHSRERGRRSRSTSKARDKKKEDKEKKRSKTPPKSYSTARRSRSASSLHICDSRERRRRRSRSGTRSPKKPRSPKRKLSRSPSPRRHKKEKKKDKDKERSRDERERSTSKKKRSKDKEKERERKSESDKDVKVTRDYDEEEQGYDSEKEKKEEKRPTEAMSPKTKECSVEKGVADLRESKVNGDDHHEEDMDMSD is encoded by the exons ATGAGCAGCACGGCCGTGGTCCCCAGCGCTCCGGGCCCGGGACCGGGCCCCAGCGGCGGGCCAGGCGGAGGCACCGAGGTGATCCAGGTGACCAACGTGTCCCCAAGTGCTAGCTCCGAGCAGATGCGGACGCTCTTCGGCTTCCTGGGCAAGATCGACGAGCTGCGCCTCTTCCCGCCGGA TGACTCGCCTCTGCCAGTCTCCTCTCGTGTCTGCTTTGTTAAGTTCCATGATCCAGACTCGGCAGTTGTGGCACAGCATCTGACAAACACTGTGTTCGTTGACAGAGCTTTGATAGTCGTACCGTATGCTGAAG GAGTTATTCCTGATGAGACTAAGGCTTTGTCTCTATTGGCACCCGCTAATGCAGTGGCAGGTCTTCTGCCTGGTGGTGGACTCCTGCCTACCCCCAACCCACTTACCCAG ATTGGCGCTGTTCCCCTGGCTGCATTGGGAGCTCCAGCTCTTGATcctgcccttgctgctcttgggcTTCCAGGAACAAACTTGAACTCTCAG tctCTTGCTGCAGACCAGCTGTTGAAGCTTATGAGTACTGTTGATCCCAA ATTGAATCATGTAGCTGCTGGTCTTGTTTCACCAAGTCTGAAGTCAGACACCTCTagtaaagaaatagaggaagccATGAAGCGGGTGCGTGAGGCCCAGTCCCTGATTTCTGCCGCTATTGAGCCAG acaagaaggaagagaagagaagacattCGAGGTCAAGGTCGCGctcaaggaggaggaggaccccTTCGTCGTCCAGACACAG GCGGTCACGAAGCCGGTCGAGGAGGCGATCACACTCTAAGTCCAGAAGTAGACGGAGATCCAAAAGTCCAAGACGGAGACGATCTCATTCCAGAGAGAGGGGTAGAAGGTCAAGGAGCACGTCCAAAGCCAG agacaaaaagaaagaagataaagaaaagaaacgtTCCAAAACCCCACCAAAAAGCTACAGTACAGCCAGACGTTCTCGGAGTGCAAGCAG TTTGCACATTTGTGATTCTAGGGAGAGACGTCGGCGACGAAGCAGGAGTGGTACAAGGTCTCCTAAAAAGCCCAGGTCTCCTAAAAGAAAGCTGTCCCGCTCCCCATCCCCACGGAG acataaaaaagagaagaagaaagataagGACAAAGAAAGAAGCCGAGATGAAAGGGAACGATCAACAAGTAAAAAGAAGAGGAGCAAAGACAAGGAGAAGGAGCGGGAAAGGAAGTCTGAGAGCGACAAAGACGTCAAA GTGACACGGGATTACGATGAAGAGGAGCAGGGCTATGACAgcgagaaggagaagaaggaggagaagagaccAACAGAAGCAATGTCCCCTAAAACCAAGGAGTGCTCTGTGGAGAAGGGGGTGGCTGACCTGCGAGAGTCCAAAGTGAACGGGGATGATCACCACGAAGAAGACATGGATATGAGTGACTGA
- the Srsf11 gene encoding serine/arginine-rich splicing factor 11 isoform X4, producing the protein MSSTAVVPSAPGPGPGPSGGPGGGTEVIQVTNVSPSASSEQMRTLFGFLGKIDELRLFPPDDSPLPVSSRVCFVKFHDPDSAVVAQHLTNTVFVDRALIVVPYAEGVIPDETKALSLLAPANAVAGLLPGGGLLPTPNPLTQIGAVPLAALGAPALDPALAALGLPGTNLNSQSLAADQLLKLMSTVDPKLNHVAAGLVSPSLKSDTSSKEIEEAMKRVREAQSLISAAIEPDKKEEKRRHSRSRSRSRRRRTPSSSRHRRSRSRSRRRSHSKSRSRRRSKSPRRRRSHSRERGRRSRSTSKARDKKKEDKEKKRSKTPPKSYSTARRSRSASRERRRRRSRSGTRSPKKPRSPKRKLSRSPSPRRHKKEKKKDKDKERSRDERERSTSKKKRSKDKEKERERKSESDKDVKVTRDYDEEEQGYDSEKEKKEEKRPTEAMSPKTKECSVEKGVADLRESKVNGDDHHEEDMDMSD; encoded by the exons ATGAGCAGCACGGCCGTGGTCCCCAGCGCTCCGGGCCCGGGACCGGGCCCCAGCGGCGGGCCAGGCGGAGGCACCGAGGTGATCCAGGTGACCAACGTGTCCCCAAGTGCTAGCTCCGAGCAGATGCGGACGCTCTTCGGCTTCCTGGGCAAGATCGACGAGCTGCGCCTCTTCCCGCCGGA TGACTCGCCTCTGCCAGTCTCCTCTCGTGTCTGCTTTGTTAAGTTCCATGATCCAGACTCGGCAGTTGTGGCACAGCATCTGACAAACACTGTGTTCGTTGACAGAGCTTTGATAGTCGTACCGTATGCTGAAG GAGTTATTCCTGATGAGACTAAGGCTTTGTCTCTATTGGCACCCGCTAATGCAGTGGCAGGTCTTCTGCCTGGTGGTGGACTCCTGCCTACCCCCAACCCACTTACCCAG ATTGGCGCTGTTCCCCTGGCTGCATTGGGAGCTCCAGCTCTTGATcctgcccttgctgctcttgggcTTCCAGGAACAAACTTGAACTCTCAG tctCTTGCTGCAGACCAGCTGTTGAAGCTTATGAGTACTGTTGATCCCAA ATTGAATCATGTAGCTGCTGGTCTTGTTTCACCAAGTCTGAAGTCAGACACCTCTagtaaagaaatagaggaagccATGAAGCGGGTGCGTGAGGCCCAGTCCCTGATTTCTGCCGCTATTGAGCCAG acaagaaggaagagaagagaagacattCGAGGTCAAGGTCGCGctcaaggaggaggaggaccccTTCGTCGTCCAGACACAG GCGGTCACGAAGCCGGTCGAGGAGGCGATCACACTCTAAGTCCAGAAGTAGACGGAGATCCAAAAGTCCAAGACGGAGACGATCTCATTCCAGAGAGAGGGGTAGAAGGTCAAGGAGCACGTCCAAAGCCAG agacaaaaagaaagaagataaagaaaagaaacgtTCCAAAACCCCACCAAAAAGCTACAGTACAGCCAGACGTTCTCGGAGTGCAAGCAG GGAGAGACGTCGGCGACGAAGCAGGAGTGGTACAAGGTCTCCTAAAAAGCCCAGGTCTCCTAAAAGAAAGCTGTCCCGCTCCCCATCCCCACGGAG acataaaaaagagaagaagaaagataagGACAAAGAAAGAAGCCGAGATGAAAGGGAACGATCAACAAGTAAAAAGAAGAGGAGCAAAGACAAGGAGAAGGAGCGGGAAAGGAAGTCTGAGAGCGACAAAGACGTCAAA GTGACACGGGATTACGATGAAGAGGAGCAGGGCTATGACAgcgagaaggagaagaaggaggagaagagaccAACAGAAGCAATGTCCCCTAAAACCAAGGAGTGCTCTGTGGAGAAGGGGGTGGCTGACCTGCGAGAGTCCAAAGTGAACGGGGATGATCACCACGAAGAAGACATGGATATGAGTGACTGA
- the Srsf11 gene encoding serine/arginine-rich splicing factor 11 isoform X5, producing MSTVDPKLNHVAAGLVSPSLKSDTSSKEIEEAMKRVREAQSLISAAIEPDKKEEKRRHSRSRSRSRRRRTPSSSRHRRSRSRSRRRSHSKSRSRRRSKSPRRRRSHSRERGRRSRSTSKARDKKKEDKEKKRSKTPPKSYSTARRSRSASSLHICDSRERRRRRSRSGTRSPKKPRSPKRKLSRSPSPRRHKKEKKKDKDKERSRDERERSTSKKKRSKDKEKERERKSESDKDVKQVTRDYDEEEQGYDSEKEKKEEKRPTEAMSPKTKECSVEKGVADLRESKVNGDDHHEEDMDMSD from the exons ATGAGTACTGTTGATCCCAA ATTGAATCATGTAGCTGCTGGTCTTGTTTCACCAAGTCTGAAGTCAGACACCTCTagtaaagaaatagaggaagccATGAAGCGGGTGCGTGAGGCCCAGTCCCTGATTTCTGCCGCTATTGAGCCAG acaagaaggaagagaagagaagacattCGAGGTCAAGGTCGCGctcaaggaggaggaggaccccTTCGTCGTCCAGACACAG GCGGTCACGAAGCCGGTCGAGGAGGCGATCACACTCTAAGTCCAGAAGTAGACGGAGATCCAAAAGTCCAAGACGGAGACGATCTCATTCCAGAGAGAGGGGTAGAAGGTCAAGGAGCACGTCCAAAGCCAG agacaaaaagaaagaagataaagaaaagaaacgtTCCAAAACCCCACCAAAAAGCTACAGTACAGCCAGACGTTCTCGGAGTGCAAGCAG TTTGCACATTTGTGATTCTAGGGAGAGACGTCGGCGACGAAGCAGGAGTGGTACAAGGTCTCCTAAAAAGCCCAGGTCTCCTAAAAGAAAGCTGTCCCGCTCCCCATCCCCACGGAG acataaaaaagagaagaagaaagataagGACAAAGAAAGAAGCCGAGATGAAAGGGAACGATCAACAAGTAAAAAGAAGAGGAGCAAAGACAAGGAGAAGGAGCGGGAAAGGAAGTCTGAGAGCGACAAAGACGTCAAA CAGGTGACACGGGATTACGATGAAGAGGAGCAGGGCTATGACAgcgagaaggagaagaaggaggagaagagaccAACAGAAGCAATGTCCCCTAAAACCAAGGAGTGCTCTGTGGAGAAGGGGGTGGCTGACCTGCGAGAGTCCAAAGTGAACGGGGATGATCACCACGAAGAAGACATGGATATGAGTGACTGA